The Glycine soja cultivar W05 chromosome 15, ASM419377v2, whole genome shotgun sequence region ACActaattaatgtaataaaagtataatGTCAATTTAAGtgtatattctttttctttatcttaagcttgattaaaaataattatattactagTAGAatctattatgatttatttatataaaaattgaaactataattaaaataatttatctataaataaaaaattgaaaagtttaaaatcgattaaaaaaacttaaattataacacctcaaaatatatttttatccataaaataatatttaaatttatataaaaatattatataaatatactcatttatatcattttatattttttagttaccaaaacaaataattatcaaGTATTTATGATtcaataaactaatttaaaaccTTTCCGTTATCAACTATTAACTGATTCTTTAGTTGTCAATTACTTTTTTCAAACATAACCataatttttcaaggaaagttttcttaatttttatcagtttttttttttatatttagtcaATTTTCGATATGTGTTTTTCTTAAGAATCAATGTCAATAACAATCTTACACCAAGGGTTGTAAATCATATCAAGATCTATTTTACAATATGatctcaacatttttttaacccAAACTCCTCTATACTAACAATATACTCTACTGAATTAGTTAACCAAAACTTTCAATTCTAAGTACACTTTGTTTGAAGCATGCAATATCTTAAAATCTAGGTTATATTGGAAAATCTATTTcaattagtttttagttttttttataagctaaaaaaatttatttgactgtttaataataaaaaaatttagtagcttctagaattattttttaaatactaacttccatttttttatatttaatttcttatttatttttaaaatatttcttaaatttcCTTATTAAGTTTCCTTTTGaataaaacatgtttaaatattttaatcattatactattatttttcatacatattttcatattatacTATTAAATTTAACGAATgtactatttataatatttaatttattatttctacTTTATATACTTCAAGaaattgttaataaaattacaatgtctaattaagtttatgtttttttactttattttaaacttaaaaatattttaaggcgAAGTAGTATAAGATTAATAGTAGAATACATAATAtgaaaatgtaataattaaaactaaaaatataaaaaataatatataaataaaaattataggaggttaaaattaattgaaaatcaaaattataacacctcaaaatatgTTAATTGTTCAAGATTACCAACGACTTTAGCCTAATTTgtcacaaataaaaatagtttgagACATGTAATTTATCTTTTCAAACACTTATTTATATATTCCTAGTTTCAAGCAACTATGACAACAATTTCAagcacacaattttttttaatgctaaTTAACTTTTTGTTTATGACTGTGAGATCCTAATTCTATccggaaaaattattaaaagaaaaaagaaaaaaataacgaaaaaacaagtagaagaaaaacataaaaagaaaaaaaggaaataaaaaataaaaagaaaaaagaaaagaaagaaaacaaaaaaaggatagaaaatgaaaaaaaaatgaaaaacgaagaagaaaaacaaaaaaaaaaatagaaaggaaagagaacaaaaattaaaaaaaaaagaggaaagaaaaaaaaggaaagaaagaaaataagaaaaaaacgagaaaaggaaaagaagaacaaaaataaaacataagaaataataataaaaagagaaagaattaTAAAggatagaaggaaaaaaatattataaaaggaAGACGTATGAACATATTGACCTAGACATAATTATAGAGAATAAAAGAAttacacaaaaatatataaagaacacataaaaaataagaagaagaggcaCAAATCCTAAGAATGTAAAATAAGTTCACGGAAAGGAAGAGTCGAAGAGGCACAAATCCTCTCGTTCCTTTTATTTcatctatttctttcttttggtcTTTTGCTTGATTCGTTTCAATTTTTCGGTGAACCCTTAGTCATTGATGAGactcttaaaattttttatttttttgtaaatatttgttgtccattttttaatataataaaaagcaaaaaacaaaaaaaatgaaaacaaaataaaaattgctaTTAACaccatctttttcttttggtcttCTACTTGATTTGTTTCAACTTGTAGGTGAATCCTTAGTCGCTGATGAGactcttagaattattttttttaaaatatttgttgtccattttttaatataataaaaagcaaaaaaacaaaaaacaaaaaaatgaaaacaaaataaaaattgctaTTAACACCATCGTTTCCATATATAcagttttttctttcattttgtgcaTGACccaggttttaaaaaaaataattgtaaataaaataaataccacTAGTTACCACACCCCTACTTCTTTCGGCATAGTCCAAatgaagtataaaaaattatttacaccaCCCTTTTTCCGATTTGGctctattattctttttttatttatcattgtttGGTTAGTTCATAATGTATTGTAAATATTTcgtcacttatttatttttcccatGTTTTAACCATGCACCCTTAATTACTAAGTATCTTCCCCGCTtctattttatctatttctatTCTCATtcgatttatttatatatgtctCATCTATTGATTACTTAACATTATgttaatcattttgaaattctatgTTAGTACTCTTTAGTACACACTCACATTTAACAAATGTTATGTTGGCTCTCCAACTTGCTTGACTTCGCAAAGTTTACTGCAAATCCAAAgtctttttttcacattttgtgcacttcatgttgggtctccgacttgcatGGTGGTATTTTAATAATGTGTGAGTAAAATTTCGTGAAAGTAATATTGGGCCTCCGACTTACTTGATTTTACAAAGTATACTTGAGATTCTCCATTTTCTCCACAAACAAATAATCattcaattcttcttttttctctacaAAATATGCACATTACTTAAGATTgcttcaaggtccaatgccttaaacgattcTCTCTCatgttttcttaaaattcaaCGTTGTTTCAAGGTCTAATGTCTTAACAACTCTTTGTCACACAATTAAaacaaatctttaaaaaaaaatcaatccaaCACACAAACTGTTTTCTATCTAAAGAATTACGTAAGTTTGATTTTCTCATTacacttgaggatacgtaggagtgaTGACAAATCCATCGTCGACCTAAACaactaacaaaacataaaattccCTTTTtctctgaaaaataaaaattcactttctttttctaaataaacaaaaatataataaacataacTCATATTctcaagggaaaataaataattaaaaagtcactttatttttagaacattcaattaaaggttgtcgtctttATGACGAGTGCGtggagtgctaatacctttTTCGCACCTAAATGACTCTTGAATCCTTTTTCTCAAATGGTAGACCATTCCTTATCCTTTTTGGATTTTCCGACGTTTTTCTTATATAAACGTTGGTAGCGACtctcttaatttttctttttgaaagaccTTTTTTATCACCGTCCTGTCATGACCCACATTATGACAATGATAattcttagattttttttaaaacatataatttaatttctatgcacATACATATCATGAATTTgccaatttttctttatatataaaaaattataaattgattttcttttaaacaaattttattaaattgatttatatacatacaaatgttattgatttaatttctattattttttaagagtttaatttctacTATTATCGTTGATTGTTAACCCTTTCTGCATTAATAATCAAACACGTGAATCAACTAACGTACGATTGTTTCAGCATAACTAGATGTTTGGAGTTTGTGTTCTCAATAAGCAGTTGTATTAAATACTTAGAAGAAGAGATTTATCGTTTATAATGAGCATACCTGACTCAAACAATATTACTTCAAGTAGATGATATCTTTGGtttagacaaaagaaaaaaaacctatgcattatgatttttttttttttttgctttactgcattatttatttaatcgtATAGTATATCCggttcaataaatttttaactatATGAAGTAAAATGAGAATCCTACGAAGTAAATTACTATATGTTAAATCCCTAATTTCCTTTTGAGGATATGAAAGGAtagtcaagactcaagattatGTAGCTAACCTCTACCGCAATGTTCCTATGCAATCCTAACTTAATTGACCAAAGTCCAAATTAACCAAACGGTAAGGAGCGATTGCGCAGATAACTACCTATTATTTATATAGTTTGTGCGATAATCAAACACATGAAGAAGTATTTAGCAACTGAGATTCAAATGGCACAAGCACAACTAGTAGCTACAGCTTGCCTATGTAAATTGCATCCACGCTTGTGCCAGATAAGGAGGAAAATGCATTCTCATAGATACCATACCATTACCTAGCCCTTTGTACTTCTTGCCCGTGGATTAGCATCTGCTAACTGCTTGGTAACATCTCTCATTGTGGGTCTCTTGTGTGGATCCTTCTCAGTACATCTCAGAGCCACCATAAGCACTTTGGTAATATTTTCCATTATATGGATATCTAGAAATTCCTCTGCAAGGCTTGAATCAACAATTTGATTAATGTCTCCTGTTTCCCTCCACACAGACCTAACCCAATCCACTACTATAGTACCCTCCATGAAGGAAGGATCTGATTCTGCTGCCTTCTTTCTGGTTATCAGCTCAAGCAAAACTACCCCGTAACTGTATACATCAGACTCCCTACTATTTGTTGTTGTATAAGCATTCTCTGTCACAAGCCAATGTAAACATGTTTATccataagaaaaggaaagaaatgtccaatcaaataataaataaatgtacaaGAGTTACCTGGTGCAATATAGCCAATTGTACCCGGAACAGAAATGGAAGGATTTGAAGCAGAAGACTGATCCAGAAGTTTGGCAATACCAAAGTCAGCAATGTGAGGCTCCATATCAGAGTCTAGAAGTATATTGCTTGGCTTGATGTCTCGGTGCACTATGGGAGGATCACAGTCATAATGGAGATAAGCCAATCCATGAGCAATTCCAACAGCTATCTTATTCCGGACATTCCACTCTAAGGTTAGTGGTGGTGTCTTTTCGTGCAAAACATCATGAAGACTTCCATTTGCCATGTAGCTGTACAAAATTATACCATAATCTTCTCTCAACCAAAAGTCTTCCAATTTGACCAGATTTCGATGCCGAATTTTCccaagggtttcaatttctctGGCCATGCTCAAGTTCTTACCTTTGCTCGCAGCAAATCCTATCTTCTTCGCAGCAAAGGCTTTGTCTGGACCCACCAGGGCTTTATAAACAACTCCATAGGCTCCTCTGCCAATAATATACCGATCATTTAGGTTTGCTGTAGCCTCCATGACTTCGTTAAGAAGGGAAGAAGAACCCCCTTCAGCAAAGATATGGACTTCCTGGTAagcttttcttccaaaataaaaaatataaactaatccCAGCAACAGCAAAACAACAAGTATTGAGGACCCGAGAGCTATCATCACAATTTCAACTTTACTGAGGCCTTTCTGTTTAGTAGATTTGTCATCACATGGTTTTATAGAGCTTCTTGCAGTGCAAGCCAAGCCATCAGATGCTGAACACCTGGTGGTGGTACATAGGCCAGGATTGCCCAAAAATGATGACAAGGGAGACTTGAGCAATTTCATTAGCTTCTTTGGTACACGACCATGAAAAGAATTGTATGAAATATTGACTTCAACTAAGGAGAGGAGTTCACCAAGAACTTCTATGCTTCCGGTCAAATTGTTCTGAGACAGATCCAGTCTTTCCAAAAAGTTCAAGTTTCCAATCTCAACAGGAATGTCTCCTATCAGCCCATTTGAACTCAGATTCATACCATACCTCAAACTCTGCAATGCTCCAACCGATCTAGGAATTCTGCCACCAAACATATTGCCACCAAGTTGTAGTTCAGAAAGCATTTTATATTCCGACAAGAAAGCTGGGAGGCCCCCACTAAAGTGATTCTCACTCAAAATTAATGTGGTTAGCCTTGTCCAGCTCTGCAGACCTGATGGCAATGAACCATTTAGGAAATTAAATCCAACATCAAACCTGTCCATTTTGGTACACTTTGACAGCTGAGAGGGCAAAGGACCTTCTAAGTTGTTGTGAGCGAGATTCAAAGTTTGAAGATTGACAATGTTCCCTAGCTCTGAGGGTATAGGCCCATTAAATTTGTTCATGGACAAAATTAGGTGAGTGATATGTCTGCAATTTCGCAAACTTGATGGAATTTCACCATGGATTTTGTTGCTGCTGATATCCATATGTTCGAGATTTGGATTGCTTTTGAAATCAGGAAGAGGCCCAGTAAAGTTATTTTGTTGAAGAATTAACCTTCTAAGGGTTGTACATCTCCCAACATCAGGAGGAATGCTGCCTTGAAGTTGGTTGATGCCCAAATTCAGGATGTTTAATTTCTTGCCAAAACACAGATTTGGTGGGATGTTGCcagtgaatttattatttgtaaaatcCAAAAGAACTAAACTGCTGTTAATTCCCAAGCTTTGCGGTATGACTCCGGAGAACTGGTTGCTAAACAATGAGATGTTTTTCAGTTGCTTGAGCTCTGTCATCTCCAAAGGAAGTTCCCCAGAAAGACTGTTATTATACACAAGGAGATGCTTCAGAGATTTAATCTTCCAGATGCTGAGTGGAATTTCACCCGTcaattgatttgaaaacaatTCAAGATCCACTAGTTTTCTAAGTTTTCCCAGTTCACTTGGAATGTTTCCCTCAAGTTGATTGGAATACAGATGTAACTCTGTCAAAGACATGCAGTTGCCAATTTCTGGAGGTACTTTTCCAGATAAGTGGTTCTCGGGAAGGTATAGAATAGAAAGCTTGGTCAGTAGACCAAAGGAGGGAGGAATATTGCCATCCAAATTGCAGTTCACGGCAGAAAATTCAGATAAAGCGCTACAGTTCCCCAAGCTTGAGGGAAGGCCTCCACTAAAGTCATTGAATGAGAGATCCAAATTCTTCAAATTTTTACAACTGGCAGCAGAACCAAAAGGAATGGTACCCTTAAGTCTATTGCTGGCAACATCAAAATAAGCAAGATCATTGAGATTGTTAAGACTCTGAGGCAGGATACCCTCCAAGTGATTTTTATCCAAAAACAATTCTTGTAATTTGCTGCAGTTCCCAATGGATGAGGGAATTGTCCCAGACAACTGGTTACTCTGAAGATACAACTGCAAGAGCTGAGTCATGTTCCCAATACTTGTGGGGATGGATCCACTTAAAGTGTTATGAGAAAGATCAACAAGATTTAGTTGGGGAGCATGAGTCAAGGAATCTGGAATTTCACCAGACAGTTGATTATATGGAAGGCTGAGTAAATTGAGGTTGTGCATGTTTTTGAAGGCGTCAGGTATTTGACCAGTAAGGTTGTTGCTAGCAAGTTCTAAGTACTCTAGGCGACTTAAATTTCCAATTTCAGGTCCTAATTGACCGGCAATACCATAATCTGGGAGGGTAAGGTTGACGACATGGTGGGAATGGTCACATTGTACTCCTACCCAGGAGGAGCATGGAGTGGTATCGGAGGCAAGCCAGGTGGCGTTTATGGAAGGAGGCACGGATGTCCAGTGCCTCAAGAGTGACAAGAGAGTCACCCCATCGGAGGTGAGTGAAGAAACAACAGCACAAgacaaggaaaagaaaacaatCCAAATCATGGACATGGTGGAGAACAGCTTCTGCTTTTGCTTTTGCTTTACTTGAGAGGGAGATAAATAAGCATAAAGAAAGCCCTACTTACCTTGGTTGCAGATTACATGCAAGCACCACTGCAAACTGCAAGGGGGTAAGGAAGAGTTTTGGGCTCTGACTCTCGGTTGAAAATGTGAAGAAACTACGAGGCGAAGACTCATGTGACTGAGGCACTGCTGTCCGTTTCATTTGTCATAAATAAACGGTGTctcatttattcaaattttcacACTCACattcacatattcatttaataatgatattcctttaaaagaaataatgcTAGTTCGAGTAGTTTCTTGCCAGTTGCAGTTTCAGTTGCCATCCCTGTTTCTGAATATCATGAATGAACAACCGTTTACTCAAGTCAAGTCACTTGAACAAAAGAACCAAAAAAGCGAACCAATTCCACATCTCAAGTCTGAACATTCATAAGAAGCTGGacctatataataaattttagttacttgttttgatattaaattatttttttaaatagctgtCGGTGTTTCAACTTGAGTGTCTTTctgggctttttttttttatctgcatAAATGGTGCAAGTGAAAAAGATTTTGCTAAAAAGTAACGTAAATCAACAATCAGAATGTCAATTtaataaagtataattttttatttttaatttagaaaagtcGACCAATtcatttctactttttttttaaacttgaaaataGACAGtttcattgttattttattaaaattttagaagtACAAAATGACATTgtccattttgtttttaagtgttCAAGTTGATCAATTACTATAAATACAAGTATCTAGTATAGTCTTTAATTATCAAGCATGCCTTAAATCTCAAgactctaattttttaattttacaaaaaaaataaagaacaagtattaatatattaaaaaataaatattatattaaggcgactgaaagaaaagaaaagaaaaagtaaacgaAGTCAAGAACTGCAATGGGAAAGCAGTGTTTTGACCTGACTCATTGTCATTGAGGACAAGAACAAGAGTCGTGCGAAGCAATGCTTTCAGCTTTGTTTatcataaatcataaataaatacattcaCATTCACATTCCCAAAATGATATAATATTCCCTTTTCTTTTAGAAGATAATAAAGAATGAGAAATGCTAATTTG contains the following coding sequences:
- the LOC114388646 gene encoding receptor-like protein kinase — encoded protein: MSMIWIVFFSLSCAVVSSLTSDGVTLLSLLRHWTSVPPSINATWLASDTTPCSSWVGVQCDHSHHVVNLTLPDYGIAGQLGPEIGNLSRLEYLELASNNLTGQIPDAFKNMHNLNLLSLPYNQLSGEIPDSLTHAPQLNLVDLSHNTLSGSIPTSIGNMTQLLQLYLQSNQLSGTIPSSIGNCSKLQELFLDKNHLEGILPQSLNNLNDLAYFDVASNRLKGTIPFGSAASCKNLKNLDLSFNDFSGGLPSSLGNCSALSEFSAVNCNLDGNIPPSFGLLTKLSILYLPENHLSGKVPPEIGNCMSLTELHLYSNQLEGNIPSELGKLRKLVDLELFSNQLTGEIPLSIWKIKSLKHLLVYNNSLSGELPLEMTELKQLKNISLFSNQFSGVIPQSLGINSSLVLLDFTNNKFTGNIPPNLCFGKKLNILNLGINQLQGSIPPDVGRCTTLRRLILQQNNFTGPLPDFKSNPNLEHMDISSNKIHGEIPSSLRNCRHITHLILSMNKFNGPIPSELGNIVNLQTLNLAHNNLEGPLPSQLSKCTKMDRFDVGFNFLNGSLPSGLQSWTRLTTLILSENHFSGGLPAFLSEYKMLSELQLGGNMFGGRIPRSVGALQSLRYGMNLSSNGLIGDIPVEIGNLNFLERLDLSQNNLTGSIEVLGELLSLVEVNISYNSFHGRVPKKLMKLLKSPLSSFLGNPGLCTTTRCSASDGLACTARSSIKPCDDKSTKQKGLSKVEIVMIALGSSILVVLLLLGLVYIFYFGRKAYQEVHIFAEGGSSSLLNEVMEATANLNDRYIIGRGAYGVVYKALVGPDKAFAAKKIGFAASKGKNLSMAREIETLGKIRHRNLVKLEDFWLREDYGIILYSYMANGSLHDVLHEKTPPLTLEWNVRNKIAVGIAHGLAYLHYDCDPPIVHRDIKPSNILLDSDMEPHIADFGIAKLLDQSSASNPSISVPGTIGYIAPENAYTTTNSRESDVYSYGVVLLELITRKKAAESDPSFMEGTIVVDWVRSVWRETGDINQIVDSSLAEEFLDIHIMENITKVLMVALRCTEKDPHKRPTMRDVTKQLADANPRARSTKG